A single genomic interval of Buchnera aphidicola str. Bp (Baizongia pistaciae) harbors:
- the lepB gene encoding signal peptidase I, whose amino-acid sequence MSNYLSSFLLASSLITGTLWIINKILSHNLLDSKIPFNIKKSKIYYKSKQVVQTFASFFPILIIVFIIRTFICEPFQIPSESMMPTLLPGDFILVKKFSYGIKNPFSNNVIVFINTPKRGDIVVFKHPNNNAINYVKRIVGLPGDKINYNILTKRLTITPNNINEQHTKNISINYKYIKPNDFTKHFKLNNIILNNVHSLESSNNNLLQLEMYQEKIEKIAYNIFFKKKLIDQKDLYFKQFSQKQGTWIVPKHKYFVLGDNRDNSLDSRYWGFVPEKNLIGKVVFIWMHLIKKEGQWPTGIQFDRIGNIY is encoded by the coding sequence ATGTCTAATTATCTGTCAAGTTTTTTACTAGCATCTTCATTAATTACTGGAACTTTATGGATTATCAATAAAATTTTATCCCATAACTTACTAGATTCTAAAATTCCATTTAATATAAAGAAGTCAAAAATTTATTATAAAAGTAAACAAGTTGTTCAAACTTTTGCATCTTTTTTTCCCATTTTAATAATAGTATTTATAATACGTACATTTATTTGCGAACCCTTTCAAATTCCATCTGAATCTATGATGCCTACATTATTACCAGGAGATTTTATATTAGTAAAAAAATTTTCTTATGGAATTAAAAACCCATTTTCAAATAATGTTATTGTTTTCATAAATACTCCAAAACGAGGTGATATAGTTGTTTTTAAACATCCTAATAATAATGCTATCAATTATGTTAAAAGAATTGTTGGTTTACCTGGAGATAAAATCAATTACAATATATTAACTAAACGTTTAACAATTACTCCCAATAATATCAACGAACAACATACAAAAAATATTTCTATAAACTATAAATATATCAAACCAAATGATTTTACTAAACATTTTAAGTTAAATAATATAATTTTAAACAATGTTCATTCGTTAGAATCTTCAAACAACAACTTATTACAATTAGAAATGTACCAAGAAAAAATAGAAAAAATAGCGTATAATATATTTTTTAAGAAAAAATTAATTGATCAAAAAGATCTATATTTTAAACAATTTAGTCAAAAACAGGGAACTTGGATAGTACCTAAACATAAATATTTTGTTTTAGGTGATAATCGAGACAACAGTTTGGACAGTCGATATTGGGGTTTTGTACCAGAAAAAAACTTAATAGGAAAAGTAGTTTTTATATGGATGCATTTAATAAAAAAAGAAGGGCAGTGGCCTACAGGTATTCAATTTGATAGAATTGGAAATATTTATTAA
- the purB gene encoding adenylosuccinate lyase → MIASPLFAISPIDGRYSSKVIKLRNIFSEYAFLKFRVTIELLWLKKISLLQEFKIVYNKDVLNCLDRIIDNFSKKDALEIKILEKKTNHDVKSIEYFLQKKIFKCLGNHDILGLVHFGCTSEDINNLAYALMLKVSRRDIILPLWNKIIFEIKKIALLHHNVPMLSRTHGQPATPSTIGKELINFAYRLERQLKQFKNIEILGKINGSTGNYNALHFSHSSVDWHKISQEFVTSLGLFWNPYTTQIEPHDFISEFFSCLARVNTILINFNRDIWGYISLQYFNQTPKLDEIGSSVMPHKINPIDFENSEGNLGLSNAIISHLIEKLPISRWQRDLSDSTVLRNVGTVIAYSIIAYDSIILGLKKLKVNTSRLLQDLNHHWEILAEPIQTVMRKYGINDTYNELKNITRGKRVTSDIILKYVNSLKIPRNEKEKLLQLTPENYLGLSSKLVKIFNNSSELK, encoded by the coding sequence ATGATTGCATCTCCATTATTTGCCATTTCTCCAATAGATGGGCGCTATAGTAGTAAAGTAATTAAATTGCGTAATATTTTTAGCGAATATGCTTTTTTAAAGTTTAGAGTAACAATTGAATTACTTTGGTTAAAAAAAATATCTTTATTACAGGAATTTAAAATAGTTTATAATAAAGATGTTTTAAATTGTTTAGATAGAATTATTGATAATTTTAGTAAAAAAGATGCGTTAGAAATAAAAATTTTAGAAAAAAAAACTAATCATGACGTTAAATCAATAGAATATTTTTTGCAAAAAAAAATTTTTAAATGTTTAGGCAATCATGATATTTTAGGACTAGTACATTTTGGTTGTACTTCAGAAGATATTAACAATTTGGCTTATGCTCTAATGCTAAAAGTGTCTCGACGAGATATAATTCTACCTTTATGGAATAAAATTATATTTGAAATAAAAAAAATAGCATTATTACATCATAATGTACCTATGTTATCTCGGACTCATGGTCAACCGGCCACTCCTTCAACTATTGGAAAAGAATTAATTAATTTTGCCTATAGATTAGAACGTCAGTTAAAGCAGTTTAAGAATATAGAAATTTTAGGAAAAATAAATGGTTCAACTGGAAATTACAATGCACTTCATTTTTCTCATTCTAGTGTGGATTGGCATAAAATTAGTCAAGAATTTGTGACTTCACTTGGATTGTTTTGGAACCCATATACTACTCAAATAGAACCTCATGATTTTATTTCAGAATTTTTTAGTTGTTTAGCACGAGTTAATACTATTTTAATTAATTTCAATAGAGATATTTGGGGATATATTTCATTACAATATTTTAATCAAACACCCAAATTAGACGAGATTGGATCTTCTGTCATGCCACATAAAATTAATCCAATTGATTTTGAAAACTCTGAAGGTAATTTAGGGTTGTCAAATGCGATAATTAGTCATTTAATAGAAAAATTGCCAATTTCTCGTTGGCAAAGAGACTTAAGTGATTCTACAGTTCTTAGGAATGTTGGTACGGTAATAGCTTACTCTATAATTGCTTATGATTCAATTATTTTAGGATTAAAAAAATTAAAAGTAAACACTTCTAGATTGTTGCAAGACTTAAATCATCATTGGGAAATACTAGCAGAACCTATTCAAACCGTAATGAGAAAATATGGAATTAATGATACTTATAATGAATTAAAAAACATAACTAGAGGAAAACGAGTAACTTCTGATATTATTTTAAAATATGTCAATAGTTTGAAAATTCCTAGGAATGAAAAGGAAAAATTACTTCAATTAACTCCAGAAAACTATTTAGGTTTATCCTCTAAATTAGTTAAAATTTTTAATAATTCTTCAGAACTTAAATAA
- the rnc gene encoding ribonuclease III, with protein sequence MNHTVIQKLQKILGYTFIKKDLLIQALTHRSANSKHNERLEFLGDSILSFVIANALYHCFPHVNEGDMSRMRATLVRGHTLAKIAYEFDLGDYLQLGQGELKSGGFRRESILANTVEALIGSIFLDSNLKTIEKLILKWYKNRLKAINPSDTQKDPKTRLQEYLQSKHLPLPSYLVEQVYGEAHNQLFTIYCEISGINEKTIGIGSSRRKAEQEAAQNALIKLGIE encoded by the coding sequence ATGAATCATACTGTAATACAAAAATTACAAAAAATTTTAGGATATACATTTATTAAAAAAGATTTATTGATCCAAGCGTTAACTCATAGAAGTGCAAACAGTAAGCATAATGAGAGATTGGAATTTTTAGGTGATTCTATTTTAAGTTTTGTTATTGCTAATGCATTATACCATTGTTTTCCGCATGTAAACGAGGGAGATATGAGTAGAATGAGAGCTACTTTAGTTAGAGGTCATACATTAGCTAAAATAGCATACGAATTTGATTTAGGAGATTACCTTCAGTTAGGACAAGGAGAGTTAAAAAGTGGAGGTTTTAGAAGAGAATCAATTCTTGCTAACACTGTAGAAGCACTTATTGGTAGTATTTTTTTAGATAGCAACTTAAAAACCATAGAAAAATTAATCTTAAAATGGTATAAAAACCGATTGAAAGCAATTAATCCTAGCGATACCCAAAAAGACCCAAAAACGAGATTACAAGAATATTTGCAGTCTAAACATTTACCATTGCCTTCATATTTAGTAGAACAAGTATATGGAGAAGCACATAATCAATTGTTTACTATTTATTGCGAAATTAGCGGAATTAATGAAAAAACAATAGGTATTGGTTCTAGTCGAAGAAAAGCAGAACAAGAAGCTGCACAAAATGCACTAATAAAATTGGGGATAGAGTGA
- the lepA gene encoding translation elongation factor 4 — translation METIRNFSIIAHVDHGKSTISDRLIQICGGLSKREMHSQVLDSMDLEKERGITIKSQSVTIEYKSKCNKIIQMNFIDTPGHVDFSYEVSRSLSACEGALLIIDATQGVEAQTIANCHTALDMNLKVIPILNKIDLPTADPQRVKKEIEDIIGLSTNNIILCSAKTGTGITNLLETITHNIPYPKGNPNDPLQALIIDSWFDCYLGVVSLVRVKNGYLTKKTKIQIMSTKKIYNIEKIGIFTPKPIFKDILKCGEVGWIICGIRNITGAPVGDTITQHPNSAKKVLSGFKKIKPKIYAGLFTIQSNQFSLFRDALGKLSLNDASLFYEPEHSLALGHGFRCGFLGILHMEIVQARLEREYNLQIIATSPTVIYKIIMIDNTNYYLDTPHKLSTLQKIKEIREPIAKCLILLPIKYLGNTLLLCSQRRGVQNDISYYNNQILLDYSIPMSEVVLNFFDQLKSVSSGYASLEYNFELYKVAHVKCLDILVNYKKIDSLSTIVHKTKILNQAKNVVEKMKNLIPRHQFDIIIQAVIGTKVIVRTTIKQLRKNVLAKCYGGDVTRKKKLLKKQKIGKKRMKQIGNITIPQEVFLKILNNN, via the coding sequence ATGGAAACAATTAGAAATTTTTCAATTATTGCACATGTTGATCATGGAAAGTCTACTATTTCTGATAGATTAATTCAAATATGTGGAGGATTATCAAAAAGAGAAATGCATTCTCAAGTATTAGATTCTATGGATTTAGAAAAAGAAAGAGGAATTACTATTAAATCTCAAAGTGTTACCATTGAATATAAATCTAAATGTAATAAAATAATTCAAATGAACTTTATTGATACACCAGGACATGTAGATTTTTCTTATGAAGTATCTCGATCTTTATCTGCTTGTGAAGGAGCATTATTAATAATTGACGCAACACAGGGAGTAGAGGCACAAACTATAGCTAATTGTCATACCGCATTAGATATGAATTTAAAAGTAATACCTATTTTAAATAAAATCGATTTACCTACTGCTGATCCTCAACGTGTTAAAAAAGAAATCGAAGATATTATAGGTTTGTCAACTAATAATATTATCTTATGTTCAGCAAAAACTGGAACAGGTATTACTAATTTACTAGAAACAATTACACATAATATTCCATACCCAAAAGGAAATCCAAATGACCCACTACAAGCACTAATTATAGATTCTTGGTTCGATTGTTATTTAGGAGTAGTTTCCTTAGTACGAGTAAAAAATGGATATCTTACAAAAAAAACTAAAATTCAAATTATGAGTACTAAAAAAATTTACAATATTGAAAAAATAGGAATTTTTACTCCAAAGCCAATATTTAAAGATATCCTAAAATGTGGGGAAGTAGGTTGGATTATATGCGGTATACGAAATATTACTGGTGCTCCTGTTGGAGATACTATTACTCAACATCCTAACAGCGCAAAAAAAGTACTATCTGGTTTTAAAAAAATTAAACCTAAAATTTATGCAGGTTTATTTACTATTCAATCTAACCAATTCTCTCTCTTTCGAGATGCTTTAGGAAAATTAAGTTTAAATGATGCTTCCTTATTTTATGAACCTGAACATTCCCTAGCACTAGGACATGGATTTCGATGTGGTTTTTTAGGAATTTTACATATGGAAATTGTTCAAGCTAGATTAGAAAGAGAATATAATCTTCAAATTATTGCTACATCACCTACAGTAATTTATAAAATAATAATGATAGATAATACTAATTATTACCTAGATACTCCACATAAGTTGTCAACACTACAAAAAATTAAAGAAATTAGAGAACCAATTGCAAAATGTTTAATTTTATTACCTATAAAATATTTAGGTAACACATTGTTATTATGTTCTCAAAGACGAGGTGTACAAAATGATATATCATATTACAATAATCAAATTTTGTTAGATTATAGTATACCTATGTCAGAAGTAGTATTAAACTTTTTTGATCAATTAAAATCTGTATCTAGCGGATACGCTTCATTAGAATATAATTTTGAGTTGTATAAAGTTGCTCATGTAAAATGTTTAGATATTTTAGTAAATTATAAAAAAATAGATTCTTTATCTACAATAGTTCATAAAACAAAGATATTAAATCAAGCTAAAAATGTAGTTGAAAAAATGAAAAATTTAATTCCAAGACATCAATTTGATATCATTATACAAGCTGTTATAGGTACCAAAGTAATTGTTCGTACTACCATTAAACAATTAAGAAAAAATGTATTAGCTAAATGTTATGGAGGTGATGTTACTCGCAAAAAAAAATTATTAAAAAAACAAAAAATAGGAAAAAAAAGGATGAAACAAATTGGAAATATAACAATACCTCAAGAAGTATTTTTAAAAATTTTAAATAACAATTAA
- the mnmA gene encoding tRNA 2-thiouridine(34) synthase MnmA, with product MYKLNKKVIVAMSGGVDSSVTAWILKKKGYHVEGLFMKNWEEHNSDSDMHCSSKKDLSDAQGVCNQLNIFLHKVNFSFEYWENVFQKFLFEYKMGRTPNPDVLCNKEIKFKIFFEYSIQDLQAHYIATGHYVQKRIFKNKYFLLRGLDATKDQSYFLYTINQKVLKQCLFPIGHLTKCEVRKIARRINLIVAKKKDSTGICFISPQNIKKFLNHYLPHKSGNIITTLGQKIGQHYGLIHYTIGQRRGLGIGGIKGFNNIPWYVVSKDITNNSLIVSQGMNNFYLMSIGLIANELHWINDINIQNSFFCTAKIRYRHIDIPCKIVMHKKKQIKVLFERPESSVAPGQSVVFYLSDLCLGGGIIKKRLPVLK from the coding sequence ATGTACAAATTAAACAAAAAAGTAATTGTAGCTATGTCTGGTGGCGTTGATTCATCAGTAACTGCGTGGATTTTAAAAAAAAAAGGGTATCATGTTGAAGGATTATTCATGAAAAATTGGGAAGAACATAATAGCGATAGTGATATGCATTGTTCTTCTAAAAAAGATTTAAGTGATGCACAGGGTGTATGTAATCAATTAAATATTTTTTTACATAAAGTAAATTTTTCTTTTGAATACTGGGAAAATGTATTTCAAAAATTTTTATTCGAATATAAAATGGGCAGAACACCAAATCCAGATGTATTATGCAATAAAGAAATAAAGTTTAAAATTTTTTTTGAATATTCAATACAAGATTTACAAGCTCATTATATTGCTACTGGACACTATGTACAAAAACGTATATTTAAAAATAAATATTTTTTGTTAAGAGGATTAGATGCTACTAAAGATCAAAGTTATTTTTTGTACACTATAAACCAAAAAGTTTTAAAACAATGTTTATTCCCAATTGGGCATTTAACTAAATGTGAAGTTAGAAAAATTGCTAGAAGAATAAATTTAATTGTTGCTAAAAAAAAAGATTCGACAGGTATTTGTTTTATTAGTCCACAAAATATTAAAAAATTTTTAAATCATTATTTACCTCATAAATCTGGAAATATTATAACTACTTTAGGTCAAAAAATAGGACAACATTATGGGTTGATACATTATACTATAGGTCAACGAAGGGGATTAGGTATTGGGGGTATAAAAGGATTTAATAATATACCGTGGTATGTAGTTAGTAAAGATATTACCAATAATTCTTTAATAGTTTCTCAAGGAATGAATAATTTTTATCTAATGTCTATAGGATTAATAGCTAATGAGTTACATTGGATTAATGATATAAATATCCAAAATTCATTTTTTTGTACAGCAAAAATAAGATATCGTCACATAGACATTCCCTGTAAGATAGTCATGCATAAAAAAAAACAGATTAAAGTACTATTTGAACGCCCAGAATCTTCGGTTGCTCCTGGACAATCTGTTGTATTTTATTTGTCAGATTTATGTCTTGGAGGTGGAATTATAAAAAAAAGATTACCTGTTTTAAAATAA
- the hflD gene encoding high frequency lysogenization protein HflD: protein MGKNFYSIMLSLAGICQSIVLVNQLSETGECHSKSFEICIDSMLNLYPTTVLSIYGNKEKNLKLGITTLMSLLNVNAILKCKNSIKMIRYIFNLITLENRLENNIKYKNILFKELSILIQQHKNRVYTYDLLADRLAQIYLDTVSKLGFRIQVSGSKKVLHNIVIQNKIRCILLSGIRATMLWKQIGGRRYQFVFYRNSIFHYADMILKKINDTKYS, encoded by the coding sequence GTGGGTAAAAACTTTTATTCAATTATGTTGTCTCTAGCTGGAATATGTCAATCTATTGTTTTAGTAAATCAATTGTCTGAAACAGGAGAATGTCATTCTAAATCATTTGAAATTTGTATTGACAGTATGCTAAATCTTTATCCTACTACTGTATTATCAATATATGGAAATAAAGAGAAAAATTTAAAGTTAGGAATAACAACATTAATGTCTTTACTAAATGTTAATGCTATTTTAAAATGTAAAAATTCTATAAAAATGATACGTTATATTTTTAATTTAATAACTTTAGAAAACAGATTAGAAAATAACATAAAGTATAAAAACATTTTATTTAAGGAATTGTCTATATTAATTCAACAGCATAAAAATAGAGTATATACATATGATTTGTTAGCTGATAGATTAGCACAAATATATTTAGATACAGTGAGCAAATTAGGCTTTCGTATTCAAGTTTCTGGGTCAAAAAAAGTATTACATAATATAGTTATTCAAAATAAAATTAGGTGTATTTTGTTATCTGGAATTCGAGCAACAATGTTATGGAAACAAATTGGAGGACGTCGTTATCAATTTGTTTTTTATAGAAACAGCATTTTTCACTACGCTGATATGATATTAAAAAAAATAAATGATACGAAATATTCGTAA
- a CDS encoding enoyl-ACP reductase FabI: MGFLEEKKILVTGISNKYSIAFGIAKALHKQNATLAFSYHTDRLKNKVYELAKELGVKIVIPCDVSDDNSIKRLFFNISKKWITFDGFIHSIAFAPKNQLSGDYVSSITRLDFSNVLDVSSYSFVGMAKACRSILKKGSSLLTLSYIGSKKVVPNYNVMGIAKASLESNVRYMASCMGLNGIRVNAISSSPIKTLSSYHIKNFKKILNHTTSRSLNNNLTTVEDVGNTAAFLCSDLSKGITGQIIYVDGGFNITAMSNSE; encoded by the coding sequence ATGGGCTTTTTAGAAGAAAAAAAAATTTTAGTAACAGGGATATCAAACAAATATTCAATTGCTTTTGGAATTGCTAAAGCATTGCATAAACAAAATGCTACGTTAGCATTTTCTTATCATACTGATAGATTAAAGAATAAAGTGTATGAATTAGCTAAAGAGTTAGGAGTTAAAATTGTTATTCCATGTGATGTATCAGATGATAATAGTATTAAAAGATTATTTTTTAATATATCAAAGAAATGGATAACTTTTGATGGATTTATTCATTCAATAGCGTTTGCTCCAAAAAATCAGCTTTCTGGAGATTATGTAAGTAGTATTACTAGGTTAGATTTTTCTAATGTTTTAGATGTTAGTTCCTATAGTTTTGTTGGAATGGCTAAAGCATGTCGATCAATATTAAAAAAAGGATCATCATTATTAACATTGAGTTACATAGGTTCTAAAAAAGTGGTACCAAATTATAATGTCATGGGAATTGCTAAAGCATCATTAGAATCTAATGTGAGATATATGGCTAGTTGCATGGGGTTAAATGGTATTCGTGTAAACGCTATATCTTCTTCACCTATTAAGACATTGTCATCATATCATATTAAAAATTTTAAGAAAATTTTAAATCATACTACTTCTCGTTCGCTAAATAATAATTTAACTACTGTTGAAGATGTAGGAAATACAGCTGCGTTTTTATGTTCTGATTTATCTAAGGGTATTACTGGACAAATAATTTATGTAGATGGGGGTTTTAACATTACTGCTATGAGTAATTCAGAATAA
- the era gene encoding GTPase Era — MKQKYFSGTSVIIGKPNVGKSTIINKLINSKISIVSKKKHTTQSNITGIMNIGLQHQLIYIDTPGISKKYVYKNQNKTFRNTMALMHSIQFIFLILEKTSWTNEDEYILNIVKKYLKPIFAIINKIDKIKSKEHLLPHILTLSKKHMFQEIIPISGKTGENIHILSKVIQNKLKIVPKPTFPFDLKTNLDIKSIVSEIIREKLILYLGDELPYSIQVSTKNIIDRNIKTSYIEAVISVNNTQHKKIIIGCKGKKIKLCGSLARKALEKFFNKSIYLSLKVIKKNKTL, encoded by the coding sequence GTGAAACAAAAATATTTTTCTGGAACAAGTGTTATTATTGGAAAACCAAATGTCGGGAAATCTACTATTATTAATAAATTAATAAATAGCAAAATATCAATTGTCTCTAAAAAGAAACATACTACACAAAGCAATATTACTGGTATTATGAATATAGGTTTACAACATCAATTGATTTATATTGATACACCTGGAATATCTAAAAAATACGTTTATAAAAATCAAAATAAAACTTTCAGAAATACAATGGCATTAATGCATAGTATTCAGTTTATATTTTTGATATTAGAAAAAACTAGTTGGACTAATGAAGATGAATATATTCTAAATATAGTTAAAAAATATTTAAAACCAATATTTGCTATTATTAACAAAATTGATAAAATAAAATCAAAAGAACATTTACTACCACATATATTAACTTTAAGCAAAAAACATATGTTTCAAGAAATAATCCCAATATCTGGAAAAACAGGAGAAAATATTCATATTTTATCAAAAGTAATTCAAAACAAATTGAAAATTGTACCTAAGCCAACTTTTCCTTTTGATTTAAAAACTAATTTAGATATTAAAAGTATTGTTTCAGAAATTATTAGAGAAAAACTAATATTATATTTAGGTGATGAATTACCCTATTCTATACAAGTTTCTACCAAAAATATTATTGATAGAAATATAAAAACGTCTTATATAGAAGCTGTAATCTCAGTAAACAACACCCAACATAAAAAAATAATTATTGGATGTAAAGGAAAAAAAATAAAATTATGTGGTTCATTAGCACGAAAAGCTTTAGAAAAATTTTTTAACAAATCAATTTACTTATCATTAAAGGTTATTAAAAAAAATAAAACATTATGA
- a CDS encoding transglycosylase SLT domain-containing protein, translated as MKKVILFTYVIIFLVFLSGYSVVTKNIVHNIKNNYKNNVCSMKVMHLWFKIINLFSKKYNVDKKLITAIICVESSGNTHAVSISKAIGLMQIKPFSAGREVYRFRGLLNQPSDVDLYDPKINIDIGTSYINILRNKILSGIKNSEILLYATIISYAHGASKLLKSFSYNKTLAIKKINKMKIKEFLDYIHNKYSEKKAWDYLSKVMYVYHLV; from the coding sequence ATGAAAAAAGTAATATTATTCACATATGTAATTATTTTTTTAGTATTCCTGTCTGGATATAGTGTTGTAACTAAAAATATAGTCCATAATATTAAAAATAATTACAAAAATAATGTTTGTTCAATGAAAGTTATGCATTTATGGTTTAAAATTATAAATTTATTTTCGAAAAAGTATAATGTTGATAAGAAATTGATTACAGCTATTATTTGCGTAGAGTCTTCTGGAAATACGCATGCAGTTAGTATTTCTAAAGCTATTGGATTAATGCAAATTAAACCTTTTAGTGCAGGCCGTGAAGTATATCGTTTTAGAGGTTTATTAAATCAACCATCTGATGTTGATTTATATGATCCAAAAATTAATATTGATATAGGAACTTCATATATAAATATTTTGCGAAATAAAATTTTATCAGGTATTAAAAACTCAGAAATACTACTTTATGCAACAATTATATCTTATGCTCATGGTGCTAGTAAATTATTAAAGAGTTTTTCTTATAATAAGACATTAGCAATAAAAAAAATTAATAAAATGAAAATAAAGGAATTTTTAGATTATATTCATAATAAATATTCTGAAAAAAAAGCTTGGGATTATCTTAGTAAAGTAATGTACGTATATCATCTGGTATAA
- the tadA gene encoding tRNA adenosine(34) deaminase TadA: MHDSDKYFMKCAIFLAKISEMIGEVPVGAVLVFNNTIIGKGLNSSILNHDPTAHAEIKALRNGAKFLKNYRLLHTTLYVTLEPCIMCYGAIIHSRISRLVFGAKYKNLQKYICCKNHFFINKNFRKISITQEVLESECSNLLSSFFKRKRKIATKYFNNNII, encoded by the coding sequence ATGCATGATAGTGACAAATATTTTATGAAATGCGCTATATTTTTAGCTAAGATTTCTGAAATGATAGGAGAAGTTCCTGTTGGTGCAGTATTAGTTTTTAATAATACTATTATTGGAAAGGGGTTAAATAGTTCTATTTTAAATCATGATCCTACTGCTCATGCTGAAATAAAAGCATTACGTAATGGAGCAAAATTTTTAAAAAATTATCGTTTATTGCATACAACTTTATATGTAACGTTAGAACCATGTATTATGTGTTATGGTGCCATTATTCATAGCAGAATTTCTCGTTTAGTGTTTGGTGCTAAATATAAAAATTTACAAAAATATATTTGTTGCAAAAATCATTTTTTTATAAATAAGAATTTTCGAAAAATATCAATTACACAAGAAGTACTTGAATCTGAATGTTCAAATTTATTAAGTTCTTTTTTTAAACGTAAAAGAAAGATAGCAACGAAATATTTTAATAACAATATTATTTAA
- the acpS gene encoding holo-ACP synthase, whose amino-acid sequence MSILGVGIDILSILRIKRIIKNKLGTKFSQKILSNYELNILPNCKQNYTKFLANRFSVKEAASKALGTGIRNGLKFSDLELHHDKNGKPYLKFLKQAKKMLQAMNTKSTHVSLSDEKLYVCAIVIFED is encoded by the coding sequence ATGAGTATTCTTGGTGTAGGAATTGATATATTGTCAATTTTAAGAATTAAACGCATTATAAAAAACAAATTAGGAACAAAATTTTCTCAAAAAATACTATCAAATTATGAATTAAACATTTTGCCTAATTGTAAGCAAAACTACACAAAATTTTTAGCAAATAGATTTTCTGTTAAAGAAGCTGCATCAAAAGCATTAGGAACAGGAATTAGAAATGGACTAAAATTTAGTGATCTTGAATTACATCATGATAAAAATGGAAAACCTTATTTAAAATTTTTAAAACAAGCAAAAAAAATGCTTCAAGCTATGAACACAAAAAGCACACATGTCAGTTTAAGCGACGAAAAATTATATGTATGTGCAATAGTAATATTCGAAGATTAA